One Triticum urartu cultivar G1812 unplaced genomic scaffold, Tu2.1 TuUngrouped_contig_467, whole genome shotgun sequence DNA window includes the following coding sequences:
- the LOC125528147 gene encoding uncharacterized protein LOC125528147: protein MAAKVLQLRSADGKVLVAPAWDYRPTAAQALPLEMRVPSRALERVLQYWTKHSLAKATGESRESLARWDADFQRRLEEDGLAKEAAAAAQELRLYGVHHGGRPRRHATTGASDVAAPATATRADPVRAWCQLVHHLKGVNHGEPSPAPTASIAFHASDIAVAARPGPATTLPAAPGTEPVGVRCAIRARGRQMAEDEESACHHRKRPTSKAANAAAPVKKVSCPVASKACSFVGSTPLPAPATAVKKMTPAVSTLRARRGMGELSCKVPKQNQSPLPVTTVAAPRKQPIPCLSPVVLRPC from the coding sequence ATGGCGGCGAAGGTGCTCCAGCTCCGTAGCGCCGACGGCAAGGTGCTCGTCGCTCCGGCGTGGGACTATCGCCCGACCGCCGCCCAAGCCCTCCCGCTGGAGATGCGGGTGCCCTCGCGCGCCCTCGAGAGGGTGCTCCAGTACTGGACCAAGCACAGCCTGGCCAAGGCCACCGGTGAGTCCCGGGAGTCCCTCGCCCGCTGGGACGCCGACTTCCAGCGCCGTCTCGAGGAAGACGGCCTCGCCAAGgaggccgccgcagccgcccaaGAACTCCGCCTCTACGGCGTCCACCATGGAGGGCGTCCCCGTCGCCACGCCACCACAGGCGCATCTGATGTCGCTGCTCCAGCCACCGCCACCCGTGCTGATCCCGTCCGTGCCTGGTGCCAACTCGTTCACCACCTCAAGGGTGTCAACCACGGAGAACCTAGCCCGGCGCCGACGGCGTCCATCGCTTTCCATGCCTCCGATATCGCCGTGGCCGCGCGCCCTGGGCCTGCCACCACCTTGCCGGCCGCTCCTGGTACTGAACCCGTTGGTGTCCGGTGCGCCATCCGTGCCCGTGGACGCCAGATGGCTGAAGACGAGGAGTCTGCTTGCCACCACCGCAAGCGCCCGACTTCCAAGGCTGCCAATGCTGCAGCGCCCGTGAAGAAGGTCTCTTGCCCCGTCGCTTCCAAGGCTTGCTCCTTCGTCGGCTCTACACCACTGCCTGCCCCTGCCACTGCTGTGAAGAAGATGACTCCAGCAGTTTCGACTTTGCGTGCAAGAAGGGGGATGGGGGAGCTCAGCTGCAAGGTTCCGAAGCAAAACCAATCGCCATTGCCTGTCACTACTGTTGCAGCACCAAGGAAGCAACCAATTCCTTGCTTGAGTCCAGTGGTATTACGCCCTTGCTAG
- the LOC125528146 gene encoding biogenesis of lysosome-related organelles complex 1 subunit 1 isoform X2 gives MTGRGRRELRPLSQKRKGKKRVLRSEKMEGAKAAAGPAAGGQLESALLHIMQQHHHQSLRQRQQTERAKKDALRSAARVAGHLVEAVDGGVQELFVNEKRIELEARALLGTIARYRKQSDQWLAATNAVNSVLKEIS, from the exons ATGACAGGACGAGGAAGACGAGAGCTCAGACCGTTGTctcaaaaaagaaaaggaaaaaaaagagtgctcagatcgGAGAAGATGGAAGGAGCCAAAGCAGCGGCGGGGCCGGCGGCGGGTGGGCAGCTGGAATCGGCGCTCCTCCACATCATGCAGCAACACCACCACCAATCCCTCCGCCAGCGCCAACAAACCG AGAGGGCGAAGAAGGACGCCCTGCGGAGCGCGGCGCGTGTCGCCGGTCATCTCGTGGAGGCCGTCGACGGCGGGGTGCAGGAGCTCTTCGTCAACGAGAAGCGCATCGAGCTCGAGGCCCGCGCGCTGCTCGGGACCATCGCGCGGTACAGGAAGCAGAGCGACCAGTGGCTCGCCGCCACCAACGCGGTCAACTCGGTCCTCAAG GAAATTTCGTGA
- the LOC125528146 gene encoding biogenesis of lysosome-related organelles complex 1 subunit 1 isoform X1: MTGRGRRELRPLSQKRKGKKRVLRSEKMEGAKAAAGPAAGGQLESALLHIMQQHHHQSLRQRQQTERAKKDALRSAARVAGHLVEAVDGGVQELFVNEKRIELEARALLGTIARYRKQSDQWLAATNAVNSVLKEIGDFENWMKIMDFDCKSINAAIRNIHRS, encoded by the exons ATGACAGGACGAGGAAGACGAGAGCTCAGACCGTTGTctcaaaaaagaaaaggaaaaaaaagagtgctcagatcgGAGAAGATGGAAGGAGCCAAAGCAGCGGCGGGGCCGGCGGCGGGTGGGCAGCTGGAATCGGCGCTCCTCCACATCATGCAGCAACACCACCACCAATCCCTCCGCCAGCGCCAACAAACCG AGAGGGCGAAGAAGGACGCCCTGCGGAGCGCGGCGCGTGTCGCCGGTCATCTCGTGGAGGCCGTCGACGGCGGGGTGCAGGAGCTCTTCGTCAACGAGAAGCGCATCGAGCTCGAGGCCCGCGCGCTGCTCGGGACCATCGCGCGGTACAGGAAGCAGAGCGACCAGTGGCTCGCCGCCACCAACGCGGTCAACTCGGTCCTCAAG GAAATTGGAGACTTTGAAAACTGGATGAAGATCATGGATTTTGACTGTAAAAGTATAAATGCAGCCATTCGTAACATTCATCGGTCATGA